The window GGATATGAGCAAGGGCTCCTCCATGTGCAAGGTCTTTGCTACGGATATGGCGATGAAGGTGACCACGGATGCGGTGCAGGTTATGGGTGGTTACGGATACATGAAGGAATATCCGGTGGAGAAAATGATGCGTGATGCTAAGATCCTACAGATCTATGAAGGGACGAATCAGATTCAACGTAATGTGATCGGTCAGGAACTGAACAAGGAATACGCCTGAATTTGACTCGTTGTATAGTAGGGGCGAATCCCTGTGTTCGCCCTGACTACACCGGGCAGACAGAGAGATCTGCCCCTATAGTTTTTGATCGGAAAATTAATATAGAGCATGAATATCGTCGTCTGTATAAAGCAGGTACCTGAAGCTAAGGATGTCCGCCTGGATCCCAAGACCAACACCCTGTCACGGGAAGGCGTGCAATCTATCATGAACCCTTTTGATCGCCATGCCCTGGAAGAAGGCGTGAGCTTGAAGGAAAAGGTTGGTGGTAAGGTCACCGTCTTATCTATGGGACCTCCCCAGGCACAAGATGTCTTGCGTGAGGCCATTGCCTGCGGTGCTGATGAGGGTGTGCTGGTTTCTGATCGGGCTTTTGCAGGCGCTGATACTTGGGCGACTTCCTATACCTTGGCCAAAGCTGTGGAGACAGTGGGCAAGGCAGATCTGATCCTTTGCGGCAAACAGGCCATTGATGGCGATACCGCGCAAGTTGGCCCGGGATTGGCTTCTCGTTTGAATCTGCCCTACGTAACCTGCGTCCAGAAAACCCGTGAGGTGAGTGAGACCGCGATCCAGGTCGAGCGCATGATGGACGATGGTTATGATGTGGTGCAGCTTCCCATCCCGGCTTTACTCACCGTGGTCAAAGATATTAATGAGCCTCGGGTACCTTCCCTGAAAGGGAAGATGAAGGCAAAGAAAGCAGAGATCAAGGTCCTGTCTGCTGCTGATATCGGGGCAGAGGCGGATTGCATCGGTCTTGCCGGTTCACCGACCCAGGTAGCAAAAGTCTTTTCTCCTGAAGCACGTGGAGAGCGGAGAATGTTTTCAGGGACAGCCGAGGAGCAAGTTGAGCAATTGCTGAAAGAGATCAAGGGGTATTTATAATGCTGAAAATTAATGCCGAAACATGCATCGGCTGCGGCGTTTGTGAAGCCAACTGTGCCTTTGGTGCAATCACCTTGGAAAACGGCATTCCCGTGGTCGGCGACAACTGCACCTTGTGCGGCTCCTGTGTGGATAACTGCGAGGTCGGGGCCCTGCATATTGAAACAGCGGAGAAGAAAGCATCGGTTGATCTCTCTGTCTGGTCCGGTATCTGGGTCTTTGCGGAGGCCAGACACGGTAAGATCGCTTCGGTAGCCTTTGAGCTTCTGGGGATCGGCAGGCAGCTCGCGGACCAGCGGCAGGCACCCCTGACAGCGATTTTGCTTGGGGCTGACTTACGCGGTAAGACCGATGAACTCATAGCTGCTGGCGCAGACAGGGTCTTGCTGGCCGATGATCCGGCCTTAGCCCAATACCGTGAGGATGTCTACGGCAAGGTACTGGAGCATCTTATCAATGAAT is drawn from Candidatus Electrothrix aestuarii and contains these coding sequences:
- a CDS encoding electron transfer flavoprotein subunit beta/FixA family protein, with protein sequence MNIVVCIKQVPEAKDVRLDPKTNTLSREGVQSIMNPFDRHALEEGVSLKEKVGGKVTVLSMGPPQAQDVLREAIACGADEGVLVSDRAFAGADTWATSYTLAKAVETVGKADLILCGKQAIDGDTAQVGPGLASRLNLPYVTCVQKTREVSETAIQVERMMDDGYDVVQLPIPALLTVVKDINEPRVPSLKGKMKAKKAEIKVLSAADIGAEADCIGLAGSPTQVAKVFSPEARGERRMFSGTAEEQVEQLLKEIKGYL